ATCCAGTCCGGCAAGGTCGACGTCGGGGTCTGAACGATGTCGACGAAGCAATCAGTCGACGGCGCGTCCGGTCCGCCCCGGACCAGCGAGTTCATCGAGGCCCGGCGGGCCGACGCGTCGCCGTTCGAGGAGACGCTGTGGGACGCGCTCGACGGCATCCCGGACCCGCACATCCCGGTCAGCCTGGTCGAGATGGCGATGGTCTACGACGTGACCGCCGAGGACGGCCACGTCGACGTGGAGATGTCGTTCCCCTGCATGGGCTGTCCGGCCTACGACATGATCAAAAACGACGTGCGGAGCTGTCTCCGCGTGATCGACGGCGTCGACGACGTCGACGTGGAAGTCGTCTGGGACCCGGTCTGGTCGAAGGACATGCTCACCGAGGAAGTGCGTGAGAAGATGCACGAATCGGGGATCGGCCTATGACGGGGGAGACGAAGTACGAGGTGTTCGCCCGGCGCAACGAGGGCGACGACACCCTCCACCTGGGCAACGTCAGGGCGAAAAGCGACCGGCTCGCAAAGATGTACGCACACAACACGTACGACGAGGAGGACTGGGACTACCTCGCGGTCGTCCGGGCGGACGACCTGCTGGAGGTCGAACCGCAGGCGATGCGCCACGGGGTGAGCGCCGATGAGTGACTGGCCCGACGCGGCGGTCGACTACGTGCAGGCGATAGCCGACACGAAGCTCGTCATCGGCCACCGGTGTGCCCAGTGGAGCCTCGCCGGGCCGTCGCTGGAGGACGACATCGGCGGCTCCAGCGCGGCCCAGGAGGAGGTCGGCCACGTCCGCCAGCTGTTCCGGAAGCTGGAGGACCAGGGCCGGGACGGCGACTGGCTGCGGGGTGCGCGCGAGCCCGAGGAGTTCAACAACGCCTCCGCGCTCGACCGCATCGACGGCGAGTGGGCAGACTTCGTGGCGACGATAGCGCCCGCGGACCGCGCGGCGTGGTACCTGCTCGACGCCATCGACAGCGACGGGATGGACGGCATGATCACGAAGATCGGCGAGGACGAGTACTTCCACCTGGAGTACCACGACGCCCGGCTGGAGACGCTGGCCGCCGAGCAGCCCGACGAACTGCAGGCCACGCTGGAGGAGACGATCCCGGCCGCGCTCGCGTTCATCGGCCCCGAGTCGTACGACGACGAGTCGGACCCGCTGGTCGAGAGCGGCTTCACGAGCGTCTCCGCGGCCGATGTCCGGGAGCGGTTCGCCGACCACTACCGCGACCTGTTCGCCGACACGGACGTGTCGCTGTCGGGCGTCGACTGGGACGCCCCCGACGCCGACGAGTGGGACGAGACCCGCCGGCGCGTCGGGTCGGGCGGCGTCGACGAGGAGGACCTCGTCCAGATCCGCGGCGAGCGAAACGCCATGTTCGCACGATGATGGCCGACGTGGAAACCCCTTACGTCGAGTGCCCGCACTGTGGCTCCGGGGACGTCGAGCAGGAGTCGAAGTTCGGCAGCGAGATCTCGAAGTCGCAGTACTACTGCAACGGCTGCAACACCGTCTTCGAGCGGATCAAGTACGACGGGAAACAGCCCGACGAGTAGCGCGGACCGCAGGACTTCGATCCGTTCGAGAGCCGCTATCGCGGCCGATCAGCGCCGGATATCACGAATTTTCGTGATGAGAAATTACTTATACCGGGCCGTCAATTGACACCCTGTATGCAATCGTTTAGCGAGCTCGACCTGGAGTATTTCCAGACCGACCTGGAGGACCACATCGGAACCATCCGCCTGGACCGGCCGCCGGCGAACGCGCACAACATCGACGTGTTGCTCGAACTGCAACGCGCCGTCGAGACGGTCCGGTTCGACGAGGACGTCCGCGCGGCGCTGTTTGGCAGCGCCAACGAGAAGTTCTTCTCGACCGGGTTCGACATCCAGGCGCTCCAGAGCGAGTCCGGGAAACAGGTCGGCTACGCGAGCCAGACGAGCAAGGAGATCATCATGAAGATGCGGACGACCGACACCATCTTCATCGCGATGGTCAACGGGCACTGCATGGGCGGCGGCCTGGAGCTCGCGCTCGCCTGTGACTTCCGCTACGCCGGCAACGACGACGACTACAACGTCGGCATGCCGGAGATCCACCTCGGCCTCATCGCCGGCGAGGCCGGGACCCAGCTGCTCCCGCGCTACATCGACCGCTCGACGGCGCTCAAGATGATGATCACCGGCGAGACGATCACGCCGGAGGAGGCCGAGGAGCGGGGCATCTTCGACGAGGTCCACCCACCGGACGAGGTCGAGGACGCCGCCCGCGACTTCGCCGAGCAGATCGCCCACAAGTCCCACATGGCCGTCGGCCACAACAAGCTGGCCGTCAACGAGGGGCTGGAGATGCCGCTGTGGGACGCGCTGTCCCACGAGCGCGAACTCCAGAACCGCCTGCTTGGCTCCGATGTCGCAAAGGAGGGCGTCGACGCCTTCCTCGGCGACCACGACCCGGACTTCCTCGGCGTCGAACTCGGCGACAAGGAACCGGGAGCGCCCGACGAGGAGTAGGACCGCGGGGACGGGTTACAGCCCGAGCGCCTCGCCCGCGACCGTAGTCTTCTGTATCTCCGTCGTCCCGCCGATGATGCTCAGGATCTTCGCGTCCCGGTAGTACCGCTCCAGCGGCAGGTCCGTCCGGTAGCCCTTCCCGCCGTGGACCTGCATCGCGTTCCGCGTGACGAACTCGGCGGCCTCGCTGGCGACGTACTTCGCCTTGCTCGACTGGCGCGTGCTCGCCTCCCCGTCAGCGATGGCCTTCGCGGAGTCGTACACGAGGTGGCGCGCGCCGTCGAGCCGGGCGTCCATGTCCGCGACGAGCACCTGCACCGCCTGGTACTCGCCGACGGCCTGCCCGCCCTGCTCGCGGTCGCCCGCGTAGTCTATCGCCGCGTCGAACGCCGCCCGGGAGATCCCGGTGCCGATGGCGCCGAGGCCGGTCCGGGCCATGTCGATCGTGCCCATGGCGATGCGGAAGCCGTGCCCGACCTCGCCAAGCACCGCCGACTCGTCGACGCGCACGTCCGACAGCGTCGAGTCGCCGGTGACGTGGCCGCGCATCCCCATGTACTCCTTGCGGTCGAACTCGAACCCGTCGGCGTCGTCGACGCCCGGGACGAGGAAGACGCTGACGCCGTGGCCCTCCTCGGGCGCGGGGCGCTTGCGCGCGACGACGAGGTGGAGGTCCGCGACGCCGGCGTTCGTCCCGAACGACTTCTCGCCGGAGAGCAGGTAGCCGTCGTCATCGGCCTCGGCCACCGTCGACAGTTCGCTCGGGGAGCTACCGGCGTCCGGTTCCGTCAGGAGCATCGCGCCGACCGTCTCGCCGCGCGCCATCGGTTCGAGGTACCGCTCCTTCTGTGCCTCAGTGCCGAAGTTGGCGACTGGGAGCGCCGCGAACGTCTGGCCCTGGATCGTCTCCGCGACCGCGCCGGAGGCCTCGGCGATCCGCTCGACCGCGAGGCAGTACGAGAGGAAATCGGACCCCTCGCCGCCGTAGGCCTCCGGCAGGAGGATGCCGAGCAGGCCGCGCTCGCCCGCCTCCTCGATCACCTCCCGGGGGAACTCGTCGGTTCGCTCGATACGCTCGGCTGCCGGTTCGACGACCTCCTCGGCGAACGCCGCGGCCCGCTCCCGGACCTCGCGGTGTTCGTCGGCGAGGGCGCTCTCGATGAGGCTCATACACCCCTACACGCGCGGGGCGCTCCCATAAAGGTTCGCGCGGGTCGGCGCGAGCGACGGGCCGGGGCGCGCGCCCGTCGGCGTCGCCGCGACCGCTACTCCAGGCTGATGTTGACGTTTTTCGTCTGGGTGTACTCCCGGAGCGCCTCGGTCCCCTGCTCGCGGCCGAGGCCGCTCTGCTTGAAGCCGCCAAAGGGTGTCTGGGGCTGGGTCACCGGGTACTCGTTGACCGTCACCATGCCGTAGTCGAGGCGGTCGGCGACGGTGTGGGCGGTGGTCAGGTCCTCGGTCCAGATGCCGGCCATCAGGCCGTACGGCGAGTCGTTGGCGATCTGAATCGCCTCCTCGCAGTCCTCGAAGCTGATCACCGACAGCACCGGCCCGAATATCTCCTCCCGGGCGATGGTCATGTCGTTCGTCACGTCGGTGAACACCGTCGGCTCGACGAAGTAACCCCGCTCCTTGTCGTCGGGGACGCCGCCGCCGCAGGCGACGGTCGCGCCCTCGGCCTTCCCGGTCTCGATGTAGTCGAGCACCTCCTGTTGCTGGCTCTCGCTGACGGTCGGCCCCATCCGGCCGTCGTCGTCGATGCCGCTCCCGAGGGGCGTCGACTCGGCCTGTTCGACGACGCGCTCGACGACCTCGTCGTGGACCGATTCGTGGACGACGAGGCGGGAGCCGGCCCAGCACATCTGGCCGGCGTTCATGAAGATGCCGTAGTGACAGCCCATCGCGGCCTCGTCGAGGTCGGCGTCCGGGAACACCACGTTCGGCCCCTTCCCGCCGAGTTCGAGCGTGACGCCGGTGACGTTCTGCGAGGCGCGCTCCATCACGCCCTTGCCGACCCCGGTGCTCCCGGTGAAGGCGACGTGTTCGACCTCCGGGTGCTCCGCGAGGTGGTTCCCCGCGACGCTCCCGCGGCCGGGGACGACGTTGAGGACGCCGTCGGGGAAGCCGGCCTCGTCGGCGGCGACGGCGTAGTACAGCGCCGAGAGCGGCGTCGTGCTGGAGGGCTTCAGGACGGCGCTGTTTCCACAGGCCAGCGCGGGCGCGAGGCTCCGGCCGGCCAGCTGGAACGGGTAGTTCCACGGGATGATGTGTCCCGTGACGCCGACCGGCTCGCGGACGGTGTAGTTGAGGCGGTCGCCGGGGACGGGCACCTGGTCGCCCTGCACCTTGTCGGTCCACCCGGCGTAGTAGCGGAACGTGTCGATCACCATGTCCACGTCGATGGACGCCTCGAACGGCGTCTTCCCGTTGTCGTGGGACTCGACGGCGATGATCTCGTCCTTCCGGTCCTCGATGGCGTCGGCGAAGGCGTGCAGTTTCGCCCCCCGCTCCCGCGGGTCGAGCGACCGCCACTCGGCGTCGCGGGCGACCGCCGCGTCGGCGGCCGCCACCGCGCGGTCGACGTCGGCCTCGGCGGCCTCCGCCACCTCGGCGTACGGCTCCTCGGTCGCTGGGTCCTCCGTCACGAACGTCTCGCCGCTCTCGGCAGTCGTCCACTCGCCGTCGATATACAGGTCTGTCGGGCCGGTGTAGCTCATACGGCCTGGACTTCAGCCCCGCCGGTGAAAAGTGTAGGGGCGGCGGAACCCCCCGCGTTCGCCGCCGCGGGCCACCTATACACTTTTGGTCCGCGCACGGATACTCGGACCCATGCGAGACGCATACGTAGTCGGGGCCGGACAGTCGGCGTTCGGATCGTTCCCGGAGGAGACGTACCTCACGCTGTTCGACGACGCGTTCGACGCGGCGCTGGACAGCGTCGACGGCGACCTCGGGCCCGACACGATAGACGAGGCGTACCTCGGCACGCTCGGCGTCGGCGGCCGCCAGATCGGCCTCAGCGGGCCGGCGGTGACCGAACACGTCGGCCTCCACGGCGTGCCGACGACCCGGGTCGAGAACGCCTGCGCCGCCAGCGGCTACGCGTTCCGGCAGGCCGTCACGGCGGTCAGGTCCGGCATGGTCGACGTGGCGCTGGCGGGGGGCTACGAGGTGATGACCGACGCGAGTTCCGACCACACGCGCTGGTGGCTCGGCGTCTCCGGCGAGACGGAGTGGGAGCGCACCAGCGGCACGACGTTCGCCGGGGTGTACGCCCAGATGGCGAGCGCGCACATGGACGAGTACGGCACCACCGTCGAGGACCTGAGCCGCGTCGCCGTGAAGAACCACGGCAACGGCGCGCGGAACCCGAAGGCCCACCTGGGCTTCGAGTGCTCGCTCGACGACGCCGTCTCGGCCCCCGCGGTCGCGGACCCGCTCAACCTGTACCACTGCTGTCCGACGACCGACGGCGCGAGCGCCGTCCTGGTGACGAGCGAGGACGTTGCGCGCGAGGCGACCGACACGCCGATCCGCGTGGCCGGCGCGGGCGCGTCCAGCGGGCGCGTCGGCCTGTTCCAGCGCGACTCGCTGACGAGCGTCCCGGCGAGCGTCCGGGCCGGCGAGGACGCCTACGAGGAGGCGGGGATCGGCCCCGACGACCTGGACTTCGCGGAGGTCCACGACTGCTTCGCCATCGCCGAGTTGCTCGCCTACGAGGACCTGGGCTTCTGCGAGCGCGGCGAGGCCGGGCGGTTGCTCCGCGAGGGCGTCGTCGACCCCGACGGCGAGTTGCCGACGAACACGAGCGGCGGCCTCAAGTCGAAGGGCCACCCCATCGGCGCGACGGGGACGGGCCAGATCGTCGAGGCGTTCAAACAGCTCCGCGGCGAGGCCTACGTGCAGGTCGACGACCCGCGGTACGGGCTGACCCACAACGTCGGCGGCAGCGGCGGCGGTGTGACGGTACACGTCCTCGAACGGGAGGAGGCAGCATGAGGGGGATCGCCGCCGCCGGAGCGTACGTCCCCCGGTTCCGGCTGTCGACCGACGAACTCGCCGACGCGTGGGGGACGAGCCACGCCAGCGGGATCGAGCGCAAGGCCGTCCCCGCCGCCGACGAGGACGCGCTGACGATGGCGGTTTCCGCGGCCGAGCGCGCGCTCTCGGACGCCGATGTCGACCGCGACGAGGTGACGCTGGCCGCCGCCGCCACGACCACGCCGCCGCTGGAGGAGGGCGAGTTCGTTCCGCGCCTCGTCCGGGCGCTTGACCTCCCCCAGAGCGTTGCGACGGCGACGGAGACGGGCCACACCGCCGCGGGCGCGGCGGCGCTCTCGCGGGCGCTGGACGCCGACGGCCCGGCGCTCGTCGTCGCCGCGGACTGCCCGGAGGGCGAACCCGCGGACGCCGACCACCCGCTCGGCGCGGGCGCGGCGGCGTTCGTCGTCTCCGACGACGCCGCGGCCGCAGTCGGCGACGTCGCGTGGCACACCGACGAGACGCCCGGCGTGCGCTTCCGCGAGCGCGGCGACGGCGACGTCGGGGGGCTGGACATCACGACCTACCAACGCGACGCCGTCCGCGGCGCGGTCACCGAGGCCGTCTCGTCGCTGTCGGTCGACCCCGAGGAGGCCGACGCCGCGGCGGTGCACCAGCCCGACGGCCGGTTCCCGTACCGCGCGGCCGGCGACCTCCCGCTGTCGAACGAGGCCGTCGCCGCTGGTACCGTCGTCGACCGCGTGGGCGACGCTGGCGCGGCGACCGTCCCGCTCGGCCTGCTCGCGGCGCTGGACGGCGCGGACGACGGGGAGACGACCGTCGCGGCCGCGTTCGGCGGCGGCACCGCGGCGGCGCTGGCCGTCGAGGGCGGCCTGTCGGTCGCCGGGGTCGCCGACCTCGACGGCGGCACCGACATCGACTACGCGTCGTACCTCCGGGAACGGGGCTACGTCGTCTCCGGCGAGGTGTCGGGCGGCGGCGCGCACGTCAGCCTGCCGAACTGGCGGCGCTCGCTCGACCAGCGCTACCGCCTCGTCGCGGGGCAGTGCCCCGAGTGCGGCGGCGTCACGTTCCCGCCCGAGGGGGCCTGCCAGTCCTGTCACGCCCGCGTCGAGTTCGAGCCGTTCGAGGCGTCGCGGACGGGGACGGTCCGCGCGCTGACGGTCATCGGCCAGGGCGGCGCGCCGCCGGAGTTCGCGGAGTTACAGCAGCGCGACGGCGCGTACGCCGTCGCCATCGTGGCGCTTGAAAGCAAGGAGGGGACCGTGACGCTCCCGGCGCAGATTACCGATGCGGACCCCGAAAACGTCGCCGTCGGCGACGAGGTGGCGGCGACGGTGCGGCGCATCTACGAGCAGGAGGGCGTGCCGCGCTACGGCGTCAAGTTCGAACCGACCGAGTAATCGTCAGGGAGCGCCCGGTACGCGACCGGGTCCTCGGCGCACGGTTCAACTGCCCTGAGGGCGTCCAGCCGTCGGAGGTGAGCCGACGCCTCACCCGCGCCGAACTTGGCGTGGATGCCGTTCATCTCGCCGAACAGGTCCTGAGCGACGGCCCACGGCGTCGCGCCGCCGTCCGCGGGAAGCGCGTCGAGCACCCGGCGCGCCCGCTCGCGGTGGTGTTCCCGGACGTTCTCGGCCGCCTCGCGGACGTTCATCGTCGTCCCGTGGCCCGGTTCGCCGCGCTCGTGGGCGGCCGCGACGCGGTCGACCGAGGCGAGGTAGTCCGCCAGCGGGTCGTCGGTGCGGGTGTCGCTTCCCCCGACGTTCGGCGTGTAGGTGGGGAGCAGCAGGTCCCCGAGCAGGAGCCGACCGTCGTAGAGGAACGAAGCGTGGCCGGCGGTGTGGCCGGGCGTGTGGACCAGTTCGACGCCGGCGACCGAGTCGCCGTCCGACAGCGCGCGGACGTCGTACTCGTCCGGGACGGGCGAGGGGCGGTCGCGCTCGACCAGCCGCGTCCGCACGGCCTCGGGGACGCCCCACCGGCGGAGCGCGGCGGCGTCGCGGTCCAGCCGACGCTCGCGCTCGGCGGCGTAGTCGCCGACCAGCGGCGCGTCCGCGGCGTGCATGGCGAGCGTCGCGTCCGCCGCCCCCGCGAGGCGCGCGGCGAGCCCCGAGTGGTCCGCGTGCCAGTGGGTCACCAGCACGTGCTCGACGTCGCCGAGCGCGAGGCCGGCGTCGTCGATGCCCCCGCGGAGCGCCGTCCAGGCGTCCTCGCCGGGCGGACCGGGGTCGACGACGACGCCCGCGTCCGGCAGGACGTACGCACTGTTGACGCCCTCCGGCGTGCCCGCGCCCACCGCGACCCGGCACACGTCGGTCACTCGTCGCCCTCCCCCAGCAGCGCCCAGCGGTCCAACGCCGACTCCCGGACGTTCTCCGGGAACGACGACTCGAAGGTGACGCGGGGGGCGATGTAGTCCTCGTCCCACCGCGGGTCCCAGATGGCGCTGATGTACAGCCGCGACCCCGTCTCGCCGTCACGGCGGTAGACGGGCGCGGTCGCGGCCGGCGCGTTCGGGTCGCTGAACACCCAGTCGTTCCCGGGGTGGGCCTTCACCCACATGTCGTCCAGCGCCCGGGCCAGGTCCGTCGGCCGGGCGTACTCGTCCAGCACGAGCACCTTGTCGAAGAAGTCGGAGAACGAGAACAGGGCGTTGGCGAGTTGCCAGTCGAAGCCCGCGTACAGTATCTCGCTCGACACGAGACAGAGCCCGAGCCGGCTCTCGACGGGCAGTTGGACCCACGACACCGGCGAGACGCCCCAGTACCCGTTCACCCGCCGGTACAGGGTCGCGGCCTCGACCAGGCTCGCCAGGTGCACGTCGTCGGCCAGCGGCGCGCCCAGCGGGACGAACGGGACGGTCGGGTCCTCGCGCAGCCGGATCCGGTCTGCGTCGACGGCGACCGTCGCGGTTTCCGTGGCCCGCTCCCAGGTCGCCGAGGGGCCGCCCACCGCGTCGTCCGTCGGGCGGGCGACGCCGTCGATCCGTACCTCGGCGGCCGCGGGGACGACGCGGCCGTCCGTCCGGGCTAACGGCACGTCGGCCAGCCCCGCAGCGCGCTCGGGCACGGCCGGGGCCGTGGTGTCCTGTGTCCACCCCTGGAGCGCGGCGATCAGCGTCGCGGCCGAGACGCCGAGCGAGATGCTCGCGGTCCGCTCGCCGTCGCACCAGTCGAGGAAGGGCCGCGGGACGGTGACGCGGAGCAGCGACCCGCGGTGGACCGTCCCGCGGACGGGAGCCCACGACGTCTCCCCGTCGCGCTCGACGGCCATCACGCCCTGCGTCACGGACTGCCGGCCCTCGTCGTCGACCGAGGGGAGGCCGAGCGCGTACAAGTCGTCGCCGGCCTCTTCCTCCGCCGCGGGGTCGACGAACATCGCCCGGTCGAGCGGCGTCGTCTCCCACCGGGCGAGCGCGTCGAGCAGGTCGACGTAGCTCACCGACCGGTCCATCCCCAGGCCGGCGGCGATGCGCCGCCACGGCCGGTGGCTCCGGCTCGATATCTGGTCCGGGCCGGCGTACACGCCGCTCGCGTACGCGACCGACCCCGATGTCTCGGCGAAGCGAAGCGCCGCGCAGTTGTTCCGGAGCGCCTCGCTGGCGACGACTGCCGCCTCGGTGTCCCAGTGGACGCGCTCGTCGACGGCCAGCAGGTCGTCGGCCGCCCGCAGGCCGTCGACGTGTTCCGCAAACGTCGTCACGTGTCGGCCCCCGTCGGGTCGAACCCGGTCAGACGGTCGGGGTCGGCCCCCGCCTCCTTGAGCAGCGTGCGCGCCCAGTACCGCGTGTCGGGGTCGGCCGTCTCGCCCGCCGTGGCGGCCGCTTGCGCGTCGTCGTCGTCCGACCGCGTCGCGTCGATGTACGCCTTCGCGGTCTTGGCCTTCGAGGTGCCCGTCTGGGCGTCGCCCTTCTCGCTCGGCGTCTGGTAGATGTTCAGGGGCACCTTCGGCATCGACTCGACGCCGAACTGGTGGAAGTCCTCGTCGGGGTCGGCATGCAGCGCGAGCGCCTCCAGCACCGCGCGCTGGTCGAGCGGGTCGACGTCGCCGTCGACGAACACGAAGAAGTCGACGTGGAGCATCCCCCACGTCGTGAAGATGAAGTTCGCGAGTTCGTGGAGGTCGCCCGGCGCCGTGGCGTCCGTCGAGACGACGTACACCGTCCGCGGCGTCGACTGCCACGGGACGCAGCGGTCGACGTCGAACCCGCCAGCACGCAGGCCGAGCGTCGCGTCCGGGCCGACACAGCCGATCTCCATCGAACTCGTGGAGTTCTCGGTGTACCCCACGCCGGACCCCTCGACGCAGAAGGGGATGATCGGGCGCTCGCGGTGGGTGATCGCCGTCACCTGGAGCGCCGGCATCGAGCGCCGTGGGCCGTGCATGTAGCCGAAGTAGTCGCCGAACGGCCCCTCGTCCCGCCGGACGTTCGGGACGATTTCGCCCTCGATCACCAGTTCCGCGCTCGCGGGGACCCGGAGGTCGTTCGTCTCGCAGGGGACGAGTTCGACCGGGCCGCCCTTCAGGCCGCCCGCGAACTCCACCTCGCTGCGCCCGGTGGGGATCCACATCACGGAGCTGTACTGCACGGCGGGTTCGGCCCCGACGACGATGGCGACCGGCATCGGCTCGTCGCGGCGCTCATACTTGTAGTAGTAGAGGTTCGGCGTCTGCTCGCCCGCCAGCAGCAGGACGCTCGCCGTCTCGCTGTCGTGGACCATCGCGCGGTGGTAGGAGTAGTCGACCCAGTCCGAGTCGAGGTCGGGCGTCACCAGCGTGTGCAGGTTCGAGTAGCGCCCGCCGTCGCCGGCGTGGATGTACGGCCACGGGTAGTCCAGCAGGTTCACGTCCTCGCCGGTTTCGACGACGTCCTTGCAGGGGGCGTCCGACCGCGACACGGTGACCGGGTCGCGCTGGTCTTTCAGGCGCGCTATCGTCTCGTCGTAGAACTCCCGGCGCGACGTGTCCGGCGGGACGTCCATCCCGACCGCGATCCGGTCCCACGGGCGGCGCTGGGAGCCGCGGTACGGGTCGCCGACGAGCCGCGCGCCCTCGACGGATTCGAACAGCGGGATCCGGTCGTCGTTTTCGTTGGCGAGCATCGTGAGCGCGCTCGCCTCCAGGTTCCACGAGACCGGGTCCTCGACCCGGACGAGCCCGTCGCGGGCCTCCAGCCGCTGGAGGTACTCGCGGAGGCTGTCGACCGTCATGCGTCGTCGCTCCCGCCGGTCAGCTCGCGCTGTTCGCGTTTGACCTTCAGCTCGACGTACTCGTTGACCAGTTCCGGGTGGCGCTCCGAGAGGTGCTCGTACAGTATCTTCCGGCTCGCCTCGGAGACGGAGCCGTACTGGCCGGTCTCCACGAGGTAGCGCAGGAGTGCCTTCACCTCCTCCGAGCGTGTGTTGATGACGTTGGGCCCGTCCGCCGTCGCGTCCATCACCCGCTCCAGGGTCCCCCGGTCGACGCTCCCGGCGTCGATCTCCGTCTCCAGCACCTCGATGTACCACTGCTCCTCGGTGTTCTCGTGTGGCCCCTTGACGACGGTGAGCGGGGCGGGGTCGTCGAGTTCGTCGGCGTCGCGACTGACCCTGGCCCGGGTGCTGAAGATCTCCTTGGTCTCCTTGTCGGTCACCTGGATACTTATCTC
The Halostella litorea DNA segment above includes these coding regions:
- a CDS encoding UbiD family decarboxylase, translating into MTTFAEHVDGLRAADDLLAVDERVHWDTEAAVVASEALRNNCAALRFAETSGSVAYASGVYAGPDQISSRSHRPWRRIAAGLGMDRSVSYVDLLDALARWETTPLDRAMFVDPAAEEEAGDDLYALGLPSVDDEGRQSVTQGVMAVERDGETSWAPVRGTVHRGSLLRVTVPRPFLDWCDGERTASISLGVSAATLIAALQGWTQDTTAPAVPERAAGLADVPLARTDGRVVPAAAEVRIDGVARPTDDAVGGPSATWERATETATVAVDADRIRLREDPTVPFVPLGAPLADDVHLASLVEAATLYRRVNGYWGVSPVSWVQLPVESRLGLCLVSSEILYAGFDWQLANALFSFSDFFDKVLVLDEYARPTDLARALDDMWVKAHPGNDWVFSDPNAPAATAPVYRRDGETGSRLYISAIWDPRWDEDYIAPRVTFESSFPENVRESALDRWALLGEGDE
- a CDS encoding UbiD family decarboxylase; amino-acid sequence: MTVDSLREYLQRLEARDGLVRVEDPVSWNLEASALTMLANENDDRIPLFESVEGARLVGDPYRGSQRRPWDRIAVGMDVPPDTSRREFYDETIARLKDQRDPVTVSRSDAPCKDVVETGEDVNLLDYPWPYIHAGDGGRYSNLHTLVTPDLDSDWVDYSYHRAMVHDSETASVLLLAGEQTPNLYYYKYERRDEPMPVAIVVGAEPAVQYSSVMWIPTGRSEVEFAGGLKGGPVELVPCETNDLRVPASAELVIEGEIVPNVRRDEGPFGDYFGYMHGPRRSMPALQVTAITHRERPIIPFCVEGSGVGYTENSTSSMEIGCVGPDATLGLRAGGFDVDRCVPWQSTPRTVYVVSTDATAPGDLHELANFIFTTWGMLHVDFFVFVDGDVDPLDQRAVLEALALHADPDEDFHQFGVESMPKVPLNIYQTPSEKGDAQTGTSKAKTAKAYIDATRSDDDDAQAAATAGETADPDTRYWARTLLKEAGADPDRLTGFDPTGADT